A part of Oncorhynchus masou masou isolate Uvic2021 chromosome 30, UVic_Omas_1.1, whole genome shotgun sequence genomic DNA contains:
- the emg1 gene encoding ribosomal RNA small subunit methyltransferase NEP1, translating to MEAHSGDKRGLEHLDEYEPKPAKHMRSLHDRMVERRLVVILEGATLETVKVGKTFELLNCDQHKGMIIKSGRDPGKIRPDITHQCLLMLMDSPLNRAGLLQVYIHTERNALIEINPQTRIPRTFNRFCGLMVQLLHKLSVRAADGPQRLLKLIKNPVSDHLPPGCPRICTSFSSGEAVGARTVVPEEGPATVVVGAFAHGAVNVDYTEKTVSISNYPLSAALTCAKMCSAFEEVWGVL from the exons ATGGAAGCCCACAGTGGTGACAAGCGTGGTCTTGAGCATTTAGACGAATATGAACCCAAACCAGCAAAACATATGCGGAGCCTGCACGATCGCATGGTGGAAAGGCGACTAGTAGTTATTTTAGAGGGGGCAACGCTGGAAACAGTGAAG GTTGGCAAGACATTTGAACTGCTGAACTGTGACCAACACAAGGGCATGATCATCAAAAGTGGACGGGACCCAGGGAAGATTCGACCTGACATTACACATCAG TGTTTGTTGATGCTGATGGACAGTCCATTGAACAGGGCAGGTCTCCTGCAGGTTTACATCCACACAGAGAGGAACGCCTTGATTGAGATCAACCCACAGACACGCATCCCCCGAACCTTCAACCGCTTCTGTGGCCTCATGG TCCAGCTCCTGCACAAGCTGAGTGTGAGGGCGGCTGACGGCCCCCAGCGCCTGCTGAAGCTCATCAAGAACCCTGTGTCAGACCACCTGCCCCCTGGCTGCCCCCGTATTTGTACCTCCTTCTCCTCTGGGGAGGCAGTGGGCGCCCGCACCGTGGTACCAGAGGAGGGGCCCGCCACTGTGGTGGTCGGTGCATTTGCACACGGAGCG GTGAATGTGGACTACACAGAGAAGACTGTTTCCATCAGTAACTACCCTCTCTCTGCTGCCCTCACCTGTGCCAAGATGTGCTCTGCCTTTGAGGAGGTCTGGGGCGTGTTGTGA
- the LOC135521897 gene encoding probable 28S rRNA (cytosine-C(5))-methyltransferase — translation MGRKLDPTTYVKKGPGRKSRKQKGAETELAKFLTDEDTAPKRLSSRSRKRAGKRAQVTKKPKESIEKEEPKKGFTDENSEWLKPAKRKREVGQSDNEDDSDSQWEQEEDEKQEGGENNKGKKLLIEGDGDDDDLVDDYGALEDSSEGEGEVDGDGEELLPIERAARKQKKLQEAMGQESDDDDDDDDKGKSGAEDMDENDTVQANLDEMDKFILPGAEEIAKEGVLLVDLQTIHQRIKDNVDVLSHFSTKREEGKERTEYLSLLKKDLSTYYSYNNFLIDKLLDIFPVSELIDFLEANEIQRPVTIRTNTLKTRRRDLAQALINRGVNLDPLGKWSKVGLVIFDSSVPIGATPEYLAGHYMLQGASSFLPVMALSPQEGETVLDMSSAPGGKTTYMAQLMRNTGVIVANDASADRLKSVVGNIHRLGVTNSMICNYDGRQFPKVMGGFDRVLLDAPCSGTGVISKDPAVKTSKDESDIQRLAHLQKELILAAIDSVNAESPSGGYLVYCTCSIMVEENEWVVDYALKKRNVKLVQTGLDFGKEGFTRFKERRFHPSLKLSRRFYPHSHNMDGFFVAKLKKFSNTVPTTAVEKDGEEETKPSDAVEVTADSSDEDGPSKGSKNKSKKQKPVPGKPAVSQKATANGKPAQSIGKKTTNPSTLKKSEKPTGQKKAKIAKMDGGTVKVDGELKKSNTVKTEGETTKELKEGSRFEKKGDKQRKSPMQSKKRMGKNKFNKLKKLLKKEEVGQ, via the exons ATGGGCAGGAAGTTGGATCCCACCACTTATGTGAAGAAGGGGCCGGGGCGGAAGTCCAGGAAGCAGAAAGGAGCAGAGACTGAGCTGGCCAAGTTCTTAACGGATG AGGATACTGCACCAAAACGACTGTCGAGCAGGTCCAGGAAAAG AGCTGGGAAGCGAGCTCAAGTGACCAAAAAGCCCAAGGAAAGCATTGAGAAGGAGGAGCCAAAAAAAG GATTCACAGATGAAAATAGTGAATGGCTGAAGCCAGCAAAGAGGAAGCGTGAGGTCGGCCAATCAGATAACGAGGACGACAGTGACAGCCAATGGGAGCAGGAAGAGGACGAGAAacaagagggaggggagaacaaTAAAGGGAAAAAACTGCTAATTGAAGGAGATGGTGACGATGATGACCTGGTTGATGACTACGGTGCATTGGAGGacagcagtgaaggagagggagaagtagacGGTGATGGAGAGGAG CTGCTCCCCATCGAGCGAGCTGCCAGGAAGCAGAAGAAGCTGCAGGAAGCCATGGGCCAGGAGagtgatgacgatgatgatgatgatgataagggGAAGAGTGGAGCTGAAGACATGGATGAAAATGACACGGTACAGGCTAATTTAGATGAGATGGACAAATTCATTCTACCTGGAGCAGAGGAAATAGCAAAAGAGG GCGTTTTGCTTGTAGACCTGCAGACCATCCACCAGAGAATAAAGGACAACGTGGACGTTCTCTCTCACTTTTCTAccaagagggaggaggggaaagagagaacagagtacctctctctcctcaaaaAGGATCTTTCCACTTACTACAGCTACAACAATTTCCTCATAGACAAACTGCTGGATATCTTCCCAGTGTCAGAG CTGATTGATTTCCTGGAGGCAAATGAAATTCAGCGACCTGTCACCATTCGGACAAATACACTGAAGACAAGGAGGAGGGACTTGGCTCAG GCCCTGATCAACAGAGGGGTGAATCTGGATCCTCTGGGGAAGTGGTCTAAAGTGGGTCTGGTCATCTTTGACTCCTCAGTACCCATCG GTGCGACCCCAGAGTACCTAGCTGGTCACTACATGCTGCAGGGAGCCTCCAGCTTCCTGCCTGTCATGGCTCTCTCTCCCCAGGAGGGGGAGACTGTGCTCGACATGAGCTCAGCTCCCGGGGGGAAGACCACCTATATGG CCCAGTTGATgaggaacacaggagtgattgtGGCCAATGATGCCAGTGCTGATAGACTGAAGAGTGTTGTGGGCAACATCCACCGTCTGGGAGTCACCAACTCAATGATCTGTAACTACGACGGGAGGCAGTTCCCTAAG GTAATGGGTGGGTTTGACAGAGTGCTGCTTGATGCTCCCTGCTCGGGCACAGGAGTAATCTCCAAAGACCCTGCTGTGAAGACCAGTAAA GACGAGTCTGACATCCAGCGGTTGGCCCACCTGCAGAAGGAGCTCATCCTGGCGGCCATCGACTCGGTCAACGCTGAGTCTCCCTCTGGAGGCTATCTGGTGTACTGCACATGCTCTATCATG GTGGAGGAGAACGAGTGGGTAGTGGACTACGCTCTCAAGAAAAGAAACGTCAAACTTGTCCAGACTGGACTGGACTTTGGCAAAGAAGGCTTCACCAG ATTCAAAGAGAGACGATTCCATCCCTCTCTGAAACTCTCACGCCGGTTCTATCCTCATTCCCACAACATGGACGGTTTCTTTGTGGCCAAGCTGAAAAAGTTCTCCAACACGGTCCCAACCACAGCAGTTGAAAAGG ACGGAGAAGAGGAAACCAAACCATCTGACGCAGTAGAGGTTACAGCTGATTCCTCTGATGAGGACGGACCATCTAAAGGGTCTAAGAACAAGTCCAAGAAGCAGAAGCCAGTCCCTGGCAAGCCAGCTGTGTCACAGAAGGCCACAGCCAACGGGAAGCCAGCCCAAAGTATTGGcaagaaaacaacaaacccaaGCACCTTGAAAAAGAGTGAGAAACCAACCGGGCAGAAAAAGGCAAAGATCGCTAAGATGGATGGTGGGACTGTGAAAGTGGACGGAGAGCTCAAAAAGTCcaacacagtcaaaacagaaGGGGAGACGACCAAAGAATTAAAGGAAGGGAGCAGGTTTGAGAAAAAGGGTGATAAACAGAGGAAATCCCCCATGCAGAGCAAGAAGAGAATGGGGAAGAACAAATTCAATAAGTTGAAGAAGCTGCTGAAAAAAGAAGAGGTTGGACAATGA
- the LOC135521924 gene encoding inhibitor of growth protein 4-like isoform X2 — MAAGMYLEHYLDSIENLPFELQRNFNLMRDLDQRTEDLKGQIDSLAKDYTSNARTLSSEQKLTILRQIQQSYSKSKEFGDDKVQLAMQTYEMVDKHIRRLDTDLARFEADLKEKQIESTDYDSTSSKGKKSESRGLKEKKVAKTRSKVKSSDEDGSPKSAQKKVKLLQPGEFTAPAANFGNVHPSDVLDMPVDPNEPTYCLCHQVSYGEMIGCDNTDCSIEWFHFACVGLTTKPRGKWYCPRCSQDRKRK, encoded by the exons ATGGCGGCGGGAATGTATTTGGAACACTATTTGGACA GCATAGAGAACCTGCCATTTGAACTGCAGAGGAACTTCAATTTGATGAGGGACTTGGATCAACGTACGGAGG ATCTAAAGGGGCAGATAGACTCCCTGGCAAAGGATTACACATCCAACGCCAGGACCCTCTCGTCTGAACAGAAGCTTACTATTCTGAGGCAGATCCAGCAGTCTTACAGCAAAAGCAAGGAGTTTGGGGATGACAAAGTGCAACTGGCCATGCAGACTTATGAGATG GTGGACAAGCACATCCGGAGACTGGACACAGACCTGGCCCGCTTTGAGGCCGACCTGAAGGAGAAGCAGATAGAGAGCACAGACTATGATTCCACCTCCAGTAAGGGAAAGAAAA GTGAGTCCAGGGGGCTGAAAGAGAAGAAGGTGGCTAAAACTCGGTCTAAAGTGAAGAGCTCCGATGAAGATGGCAGTCCGAAGAGTGCACAGAAGAAAGTCAAACTTCTCCAGCC GGGGGAGTTCACTGCTCCAGCTGCTAACTTTGGGAACGTGCATCCCTCTGACGTGCTGGACATGCCAGTGGACCCCAATGAGCCCACCTACTGCTTGTGTCACCAGGTGTCCTATGGAGAGATGATTGGCTGTGACAACACAGAT TGTTCCATCGAGTGGTTCCACTTTGCCTGCGTGGGCCTGACGACGAAACCAAGAGGGAAATG GTATTGTCCACGCTGCTCtcaagacagaaagagaaagtaa
- the LOC135521924 gene encoding inhibitor of growth protein 4-like isoform X1: protein MAAGMYLEHYLDSIENLPFELQRNFNLMRDLDQRTEDLKGQIDSLAKDYTSNARTLSSEQKLTILRQIQQSYSKSKEFGDDKVQLAMQTYEMVDKHIRRLDTDLARFEADLKEKQIESTDYDSTSSKGKKSESRGLKEKKVAKTRSKVKSSDEDGSPKSAQKKVKLLQPGEFTAPAANFGNVHPSDVLDMPVDPNEPTYCLCHQVSYGEMIGCDNTDCSIEWFHFACVGLTTKPRGKCKPRPCDSLSVGAIHFYEQGGVPNKLAGIVHAALKTERESKPLR, encoded by the exons ATGGCGGCGGGAATGTATTTGGAACACTATTTGGACA GCATAGAGAACCTGCCATTTGAACTGCAGAGGAACTTCAATTTGATGAGGGACTTGGATCAACGTACGGAGG ATCTAAAGGGGCAGATAGACTCCCTGGCAAAGGATTACACATCCAACGCCAGGACCCTCTCGTCTGAACAGAAGCTTACTATTCTGAGGCAGATCCAGCAGTCTTACAGCAAAAGCAAGGAGTTTGGGGATGACAAAGTGCAACTGGCCATGCAGACTTATGAGATG GTGGACAAGCACATCCGGAGACTGGACACAGACCTGGCCCGCTTTGAGGCCGACCTGAAGGAGAAGCAGATAGAGAGCACAGACTATGATTCCACCTCCAGTAAGGGAAAGAAAA GTGAGTCCAGGGGGCTGAAAGAGAAGAAGGTGGCTAAAACTCGGTCTAAAGTGAAGAGCTCCGATGAAGATGGCAGTCCGAAGAGTGCACAGAAGAAAGTCAAACTTCTCCAGCC GGGGGAGTTCACTGCTCCAGCTGCTAACTTTGGGAACGTGCATCCCTCTGACGTGCTGGACATGCCAGTGGACCCCAATGAGCCCACCTACTGCTTGTGTCACCAGGTGTCCTATGGAGAGATGATTGGCTGTGACAACACAGAT TGTTCCATCGAGTGGTTCCACTTTGCCTGCGTGGGCCTGACGACGAAACCAAGAGGGAAATG caagccacggccatgtgactcactgtctgtaggagcgatccatttttatgaacagggtggtgtacctaataaactggccg GTATTGTCCACGCTGCTCtcaagacagaaagagaaagtaaGCCCCTAAGGTAG